Within the Ananas comosus cultivar F153 linkage group 25, ASM154086v1, whole genome shotgun sequence genome, the region tcctcctactactactactactacactaaaactaatattatattattattattactattatactCCTCCCCTTCCCTTCCCTAGCTAATTCCCTAATAGCCTTCCCTTCCCTTCTCTTCCCGgcccactgctgctgctgctgctgccgccgccgccgctaacCGAGCAATAATTAAGATCGCACCGGCAAGCTGAGAAACCCTCAGCTCTAACATCTATCTATCAAAGTGATCATAGATAGAGGTACGTTCGTGTACGTGTGCTCTCGATCGGTAgttgcttgcttgcttgcttgctcataattataattataataaattatcaatttttatcgtagagagagagagagagagagagcgagagagagcgagagagagtgagagctAGGAGATTACTGGGTTGCACCTGtagcaggaggaggagggtttCTTTCGGACGAGGGGCCGCAGCCGTCGGTGGCGCTGCCGTGCGTTGAGGCGGACTGAGTTGGGTGCTGGGCTGCAGGCTTTTTGCGCTTCTTCTTCTCGTAGCTGATGCCGCGGGCCTTGGCCTGCAGCTCGCGGACTTCGCGGAGGTAGAGCCTGACAGCACGGGCCCCGAAGGGGTTGTCCTCGGGCTTGCCCCCGTTCTCTTCGAAGGCGGCGCGGAGGCGGCCGATGAGCGCGTCGAGGGAGCCCCAGGCCTGGCGGAGTGGGCAGGGGCATGGGGCCGGGGGGTTGGGGTGGCCGTAGAAGGGGCACATCTGCGTGTGCACCTTCGTCTTCCCGAACTGGTCCAGGTATCGCAGGAACTCCAGCACGTGCGCCCCGCTGCACCGCGACAGCGACAGCGGCGGCCGGTGGTTCTTCAGGTACTGCCCGAACGTGTTCCAGTCCCGCCGCTTCTGCGACTCGTACCGGCTCAGCGAAGGCGACTGCGACTGCGATTGAGACGACAACGACGAGGACGAAGACGCcgcggcggctgcggctgcggctgcggccgaggaggaggacgaggcggcggcggcggcggcggagatgaaGGGATCGGAAGGAGGGCTGTCGGGTGTGTTGGGGAATACGTTCATGGCGGGCGGAACTGGATGGACTCgactcgatcgatcgatcgatcgagtgTACCGCTACTGTTAGGGTTGTCGGCTGCCCAGCTAGGTAACTTTTCGTTTGGAATGGGAGGAGGAGAGATCAGTTATAGGAGACTACTTCGATCGAGTCTGGGGTGTGAGCGTGTATGTGTGAACAAGAGTAGTTGTACGTGAAATTATAAGTGGCTTACATTAATTATATGGGTGGCATGTTAGGATGATGATGGTCAcctctgagagagagagagagagagagagagagagagagagagagagagagcaccagatgaaaaaagaaaaaaaaaaaaagaaaaaaaaaaaagaagaaaggaaaaaaggacaAACTCAGATGAGAGTGGAAATAGGTAGCTAGCTAGTTTGTGCAGGTGGTAATAATTAATCTTCTCTATGCTATGCTGATGCAAGAGGAGAGGAGGAGTGATCTGCAGATGTAATTCAAAGTTTTGGCTTCCGATGATTAGGGGGAAAGAGATCGATGGAGGATGAGGAATAGTATTTTATGGGAGAAATTAAGGATAGGATATGAAGTGATGGAAGAATATTGTGGTGCGGCCGGGAAAGGGAGGGGGCCGGGACTGATCTCGTGAAGCTAGGCCGCCAGAGATGTGGAGGATCGACTGTCTTACGtactcttgctc harbors:
- the LOC109728971 gene encoding protein LIGHT-DEPENDENT SHORT HYPOCOTYLS 4-like, with amino-acid sequence MNVFPNTPDSPPSDPFISAAAAAASSSSSAAAAAAAAAASSSSSLSSQSQSQSPSLSRYESQKRRDWNTFGQYLKNHRPPLSLSRCSGAHVLEFLRYLDQFGKTKVHTQMCPFYGHPNPPAPCPCPLRQAWGSLDALIGRLRAAFEENGGKPEDNPFGARAVRLYLREVRELQAKARGISYEKKKRKKPAAQHPTQSASTHGSATDGCGPSSERNPPPPATASKQASNYRSRAHVHERTSIYDHFDR